One Salminus brasiliensis chromosome 5, fSalBra1.hap2, whole genome shotgun sequence DNA segment encodes these proteins:
- the LOC140555870 gene encoding uncharacterized protein isoform X3: MDTTCSSSELSSSSTKATNERTGRSERRLPAHKQDLSLDASTARSVPDISGTTLASYRRAKSLDRRVTESSMTPDLLNFKKGWMTKLYEDGLWKKHWFVLTDQSLRYYRDSIAEEAADLDGEIDLSTCYDVTEYPVQRNYGFQIHSKEGLFTLSAMTSGIRRNWIQAIMKSVRPTITPDVTRSLPEEQAKARATLDLTQPTPDVSQTSHSPKVEIQRSCEVISDSAPPPEQRKTRVRERRREGRSKTFDWAEFRPGQEKVGPARERADTLDVSSASSPSSLSSSASSPVSSTSSPQTSSSLSAPGPAPSDRRLLRQEEEVEEECTKRGQDQRRCFHPSSPLPPTTTVGGTTVADGQCKPPSDVLKDHGRMDVDNAVSVGVASGAQTANHNPDVQVEIEQRWHQVETTPLREEKQVPITGSPAPLSAGDRIPPQELAAILDKELGQTQRELVRLQEQNSLLQEQLQDARGREQSAREGYVLQSASAPGQPSSDSTTSSSPHQVPWQHLTKLNQDLKTELESQRRKHDLANQQVTTLRRSYSAAQDVIGHHETEIEALQAKLASAMAEIVASEQAVARMRSELKLEQGRCREHEEEWTRNEATLRAQLRDSEERLRDVEASLLEKTQALRLLERQQALQRDQRKEVHRLQEKLTEVTGRLIATEEAQALREERERKEQRSLEEKHERERQGLTRRLAESEEKNREVEEQLQEVQEQVDVLLRGNGDRVMGSEVKVEVLHLQQQLSEQADMVETLRESVQRLEEERDHLTCRCQELVNQIAEADREVGKLQERLKTEEADYYSLESSYERVSEEFAKISRVLREKEEEVRQTKELYEQLVRQKEQDLNEAFIKMAALGSSLEETELRLQAREDLLKQMGRGEVEPCEAEKQLKAKLAVAEDRIAELEQHLDALRLGYADLRMDRCSSQENVLETLEKEMERDVTFSNTSSSLTLTRSSSETEVSLAKRQRIRFSNIQCQKYHQSQGIDRFQMDNSSLDVTQEMSQDLIQETSPNLPGDGDLTHDFTQDISVVSDSSFQYCSDTEKFMSIIHALESKLKDTEEKLREITAKIQSQQEQPGNSEPVEASGGDTCAEPEQDVPDGKSLSCWDKDAQASRTSVEYKKALACVESCRVRVKKILSCQGEDSSAEAQVRALADIEKDLVNATFHMMQDDTTSDVPLTSCSPESMIQMFARMLAFEGIVLEKMAFSLEDPKSGLMQSLSEINRDAENLKKSHQGCLSIVYTDILVRKLMLESKLVDELREHLFQQECTPVERSDNVQSLGDGVLAQNIIDNTCINAELAYSLQDLKHTFQGRFEELQRDLFKVNETLLQRDTVVREALGALNNAKVSQDISDELGVATDASLADVTPPELAPYTELIEREEAHGLAEEIVERHLAGAMQSCGTDSTSSLQTGRKRLIAELKRQAKLLHHLSQQVEKTCKEGSSTVHSVLAGEIQGLLGHKDTRVLMCSPLCMHEALIQAQVAYVACRLRADHQRELLHCQETSRSMASLVQEHAQHVAAIHQRYQSSLDEERLSFSNTVSSLQEENGTLRKEAALRLQELQDQRERLAQLDEAFRDETEDLKRRHAEELSQVEQERAAGELALAERATESQRKLETLLQQVEGAELRHEEHIHKLEQEFRGRIQELERVHKEEIQKLHDRYSQTIRTLGEKFENLEEDLHRPCAEEARESCPMEEGDGPEQDVSRDSMSVLRDRVQELEQQMSSMRDELENKPPEGDVASLRDKYQRDFDSLKETCERGFAAMEETHQKVIEDLQRQHQREINKLLEERERLLEEETNATIAAIEAMKNAHREELEKSQRAQLSGVSADIEQLRMQYEEELQSIHRELEVLSEQYSQKCLENAHLAQALEAERQALQQCQRENQQLHTHNQELNNRLTVEITRMRSCLSGEKVVSPLTQGKDLYELEVLLRIKESEIQYLKQEINSLKDELQSALRDKKYASDKYKDIYTELSIVRAKADCDISKLREKLLAATEALGDRDADGGAVTPGYDIMKSKSNPDFLKKERSALSRQVRGVRSKSLKEGLTVQERMKLFEAKDSRKI, encoded by the exons agtAAGGAGGGGCTGTTCACACTGTCTGCTATGACGTCGGGCATACGGAGGAACTGGATCCAGGCAATAATGAAGAGTGTGCGTCCCACCATCACTCCTGACGTCACCCG TTCTCTTCCAGAGGAGCAGGCCAAAGCCAGGGCCACTTTGGACTTGACCCAGCCGACCCCTGATGTCTCCCAAACTTCGCACAGCCCTAAGGTTGAAATCCAGAGGTCATGTGAGGTCATAAGTGACTCCGCCCCACCTCCCGAGCAGCGTAAGACCAGAGTCCGTGAGCGCAGACGAGAGGGAAGGTCCAAAACCTTTGACTGGGCGGAGTTTCGCCCTGGACAGGAGAAGGTGGGGCCAGCAAGGGAGAGAGCAGACACATTAGACGTCAGCTCTGCCTCCTCTCCGTCCTCCCTCTCCTCGTCCGCTTCGTCTCCAGTGTCCAGCACTTCCTCTCCACAGACGTCCTCGTCCCTCTCCGCTCCTGGCCCGGCCCCCTCTGACAGGAGGTTACTTCGGCAGGAAGAGGAAGTGGAAGAGGAGTGTACAAAACGTGGCCAGGATCAACGCCGCTGCTTTCATCCTTCGTCGCCCCTTCCTCCCACGACAACTGTGGGCGGGACCACAGTTGCTGATGGTCAGTGTAAGCCCCCCTCTGACGTCCTGAAGGATCACGGGAGGATGGATGTAGACAACGCTGTCTCTGTGGGAGTGGCCAGTGGAGCTCAAACAGCCAATCATAATCCTGATGTACAAGTGGAAATCGAACAAAGGTGGCATCAGGTGGAGACCACGCCTCTCCGAGAAGAAAAGCAAGTGCCAATCACCGGTAGCCCTGCCCCCCTCTCTGCTGGAGACAGGATACCCCCGCAAGAGCTCGCTGCCATTCTGGACAAAGAG TTGGGGCAGACGCAGAGAGAGTTGGTGAGGCTGCAGGAGCAGAACAGCCTCCTGCAGGAGCAGCTGCAGGACGCCCGTGGACGAGAGCAGAGTGCACGGGAGGGATATGTGTTACAG AGTGCCTCTGCACCAGGACAGCCTTCATCTGACTCCACCACTTCTTCCTCCCCTCACCAAGTGCCATGGCAGCATCTTACTAAGCTAAACCAGGATCTGAAGACGGAGCTGGAATCCCAGCGACGGAAGCACGATCTGGCCAATCAGCAGGTCACCACCTTGAGACGGAGCTACAGCGCGGCTCAGGATGTGATCGGCCATCACGAGACCGAGATAGAGGCTTTGCAGGCTAAGCTAGCTTCTGCCATGGCAGAGATTGTTGCAAGCGAGCAGGCGGTGGCCCGAATGCGCAGCGAGCTGAAGCTGGAGCAGGGACGCTGCCGCGAGCACGAGGAAGAGTGGACCAGAAACGAGGCGACTTTGCGAGCGCAGCTTCGCGATAGTGAGGAGCGACTCCGGGATGTAGAAGCTAGTCTGCTGGAGAAGACCCAGGCCCTGAGGCTGCTGGAACGCCAGCAGGCCCTGCAAAGGGACCAGCGCAAGGAAGTGCACAGGCTGCAGGAGAAGCTCACCGAGGTTACCGGTCGTCTCATTGCCACGGAGGAAGCGCAGGCTCTAAGGGAAGAACGGGAGAGGAAGGAGCAACGTAGCCTGGAGGAGAAACATGAGCGGGAGCGGCAAGGACTGACCCGCAGGCTTGCCGAGTCAGAGGAGAAGAATCGTGAGGTTGAAGAGCAGTTGCAGGAGGTGCAGGAACAAGTGGATGTACTGCTCAGAGGAAATGGGGACCGGGTCATGGGGTCAGAAGTGAAGGTGGAGGTGCTGCATCTGCAACAACAGCTGAGTGAGCAGGCAGACATGGTGGAAACCCTGCGGGAAAGTGTCCAAAGGTTGGAGGAAGAGCGGGATCACCTCACGTGCCGCTGCCAGGAATTGGTTAACCAGATTGctgaggcagacagagaggTGGGAAAACTGCAGGAGCGCCTGAAGACGGAGGAGGCAGACTACTATTCCTTGGAGAGCTCGTACGAGCGCGTCTCGGAGGAGTTTGCGAAGATCAGCCGTGTGCTGAGGGAAAAGGAGGAAGAGGTGCGGCAGACGAAGGAGCTGTACGAGCAGTTGGTGAGGCAGAAGGAGCAGGACCTCAATGAAGCCTTCATCAAGATGGCCGCACTGGGGAGCAGCCTTGAGGAAACCGAACTTCGTCTGCAGGCAAGGGAGGACCTTCTCAAACAGATGGGGCGTGGGGAGGTGGAGCCCTGTGAGGCAGAAAAACAGCTGAAGGCTAAGCTGGCGGTGGCGGAGGATCGGATTGCTGAACTTGAACAACACCTTGACGCTCTGCGATTGGGATATGCCGATCTCAGGATGGACCGTTGCAGCTCTCAGGAGAATGTGCTCGAGACTCTGGAGAAGGAGATGGAACGAGACGTCACCTTTTCCAACACCTCTTCCTCTTTAACTCTTACAAGAAGCAGCTCAGAAACGGAAGTTTCTCTTGCCAAGCGTCAGAGAATTCGTTTCTCTAACATTCAGTGCCAAAAATACCACCAGTCCCAAGGAATTGACCGGTTTCAGATGGATAACAGTTCCCTGGATGTAACTCAAGAGATGAGTCAGGACCTCATACAAGAGACAAGCCCAAATCTCCCAGGGGACGGAGACCTCACCCACGATTTCACCCAGGACATCAGTGTAGTGAGCGACAGCTCATTTCAGTATTGTAGTGACACTGAGAAATTCATGTCCATCATCCACGCACTGGAGTCCAAGCTTAAGGACACTGAGGAGAAGTTGAGGGAGATCACTGCAAAGATACAAAGTCAACAAGAGCAGCCTGGGAACAGCGAGCCTGTGGAGGCAAGCGGTGGTGATACCTGTGCTGAACCAGAGCAGGATGTACCTGATGGCAAATCCCTGTCCTGTTGGGACAAAGATGCACAGGCTAGTCGTACCAGTGTAGAGTACAAGAAGGCTCTGGCTTGTGTAGAGTCCTGCAGGGTAAGGGTTAAGAAGATCCTCAGCTGTCAGGGTGAAGACAGCAGTGCAGAAGCACAGGTCCGAGCCCTAGCAGACATTGAGAAAGACCTGGTTAACGCTACCTTTCACATGATGCAGGATGACACCACAAGTGATGTTCCTCTTACCTCCTGCAGCCCAGAGTCTATGATACAGATGTTTGCCAGAATGTTAGCCTTTGAGGGGATCGTTTTGGAGAAGATGGCATTTTCTCTTGAGGATCCAAAATCCGGTCTAATGCAAAGCCTCAGTGAGATAAACAGGGATGCAGAAAACCTAAAAAAGAGCCACCAAGGCTGCCTTTCAATAGTTTACACAGACATTCTTGTGAGAAAGCTCATGCTAGAGAGCAAACTGGTGGACGAACTGCGGGAACACCTGTTCCAACAGGAATGTACCCCTGTGGAAAGATCAGACAATGTTCAGTCACTAGGAGACGGTGTTCTAGCTCAGAACATCATCGATAACACTTGTATTAATGCTGAGCTTGCATACTCCCTTCAGGACCTGAAACACACTTTCCAAGGCAGGTTTGAGGAGCTTCAGAGGGACTTGTTCAAGGTAAATGAGACCTTACTGCAAAGGGACACAGTGGTGAGAGAGGCACTTGGTGCTTTAAACAATGCAAAGGTCTCACAGGATATCAGTGACGAGCTTGGTGTTGCTACTGATGCCTCCCTTGCTGACGTCACTCCTCCTGAACTCGCCCCTTACACAGAGTTGATTGAGAGGGAAGAAGCCCACGGTCTTGCTGAAGAAATTGTAGAAAGGCATTTGGCAGGAGCCATGCAGTCTTGCGGTACCGATTCAACCTCGTCGCTTCAGACTGGGCGAAAGCGTCTTATCGCTGAGCTGAAGAGACAAGCAAAGCTTCTCCATCATCTGTCCCAGCAGGTCGAAAAGACATGCAAGGAAGGTAGCAGCACAGTTCACTCGGTACTTGCAGGGGAAATCCAGGGACTTCTGGGGCACAAAGATACAAGAGTCTTAATGTGCAGCCCCCTCTGCATGCATGAGGCTCTGATCCAGGCACAGGTGGCATATGTTGCCTGTCGGCTGCGAGCGGACCACCAGAGAGAGCTCTTGCATTGCCAGGAGACCAGCCGCAGCATGGCGTCCTTGGTGCAGGAGCATGCCCAGCATGTGGCAGCTATCCACCAGCGCTACCAGAGTAGCTTGGATGAGGAGCGGCTTAGCTTCTCCAATACCGTGAGCTCCCTGCAAGAGGAAAATGGGACGCTGCGAAAGGAGGCAGCACTGCGGCTGCAAGAGTTGCAGGACCAGCGGGAGCGGCTGGCGCAACTCGACGAGGCGTTCCGCGACGAGACGGAAGATCTCAAGAGGAGGCATGCAGAGGAACTCAGTCAAGTAGAGCAAGAAAGAGCTGCCGGTGAGCTGGCCCTGGCAGAACGCGCCACAGAGAGCCAGCGCAAGCTCGAAACCCtgctgcagcaggtggagggagCCGAGCTTAGGCATGAGGAGCATATCCACAAACTGGAGCAGGAGTTCAGAGGAAGGATTCAGGAGCTTGAACGCGTACACAAAGAGGAGATCCAGAAGTTGCATGACCGTTACAGCCAGACCATCCGCACTTTAGGGGAGAAATTCGAGAATTTAGAAGAGGATCTGCACCGGCCTTGCGCAGAAGAGGCACGAGAGTCCTGCCCTATGGAGGAAGGGGATGGGCCTGAGCAGGATGTAAGCAGGGACTCGATGTCGGTGCTGAGAGACCGGGTGCAGGAGTTGGAGCAACAGATGAGTAGCATGCGTGACGAACTGGAAAACAAGCCACCAGAGGGAGATGTGGCCAGCCTGAGAGATAAATACCAGAGAGACTTCGACAGCCTCAAG gagaCGTGTGAGCGCGGCTTCGCGGCGATGGAGGAGACCCATCAGAAGGTAATCGAGGACCTTCAGCGTCAGCATCAGCGCGAGATCAACAAGctgctggaggagagagagaggctgctgGAGGAGGAGACTAACGCCACCATAGCTG caatTGAGGCGATGAAGAACGCTCATCGTGAGGAGCTGGAGAAATCCCAGCGTGCACAACTGAGTGGAGTCAGTGCAGACATCGAACAGCTGCGCATGCAGTATGA aGAGGAGCTTCAGTCGATTCACCGTGAGTTGGAGGTCTTATCTGAGCAGTATTCTCAGAAATGCCTGGAAAACGCCCACCTGGCCCAGGCCCTAGAGGCGGAGAGACAAGCCCTACAGCAGTGCCAGAGAGAAAACCagcagttacacacacacaaccag GAGCTGAACAATCGTCTGACGGTGGAGATCACCCGCATGCGGTCCTGTTTGAGCGGAGAGAAGGTGGTGTCTCCTCTAACACAAGGCAAAGACCTGTACGAGCTAGAG GTGCTGCTGCGGATTAAGGAGTCGGAGATTCAGTATCTCAAACAGGAAATCAACTCTCTAAAGGACGAGCTTCAGTCTGCACTGcgg gataAGAAGTACGCCTCTGATAAGTATAAGGATATCTACACTGAGCTGAGCATCGTCAGAGCTAAAGCTGACTGTGACATCAGCAAGTTGAGGGAGAAGCTGCTGGCAGCCACGGAGGCACTGGGTGATAGAGACGCAGATGGGGGCGCTGTTACACCCGGATATG ataTCATGAAGTCAAAGAGTAATCCTGACTTCCTGAAGAAGGAACGCTCTGCTCTATCCAGGCAGGTCCGTGGGGTCAGATCAAAG agtCTGAAAGAAGGATTGACGGTTCAGGAACGAATGAAGCTGTTTGAAGCAAAAGACTCCAGGAAGATCTGA